The Ptychodera flava strain L36383 chromosome 16, AS_Pfla_20210202, whole genome shotgun sequence region ACGTTTACAAGATAATTTTACATAAACCGCTGCGAATTTGTGAacgaatttgaaaatttaaagtgCACGAGATGCGCGATACATTTGGCGGCCAGGCATCTTTctagttttgaaagagaaaaacatttgtgtggattcggctttaaattgatatttatgagtgttgactagcaatattgcacatgaagtagttgctcttgtgcgacgtgttctgtcttatgcgtgaaacaaaatcgaatattgcaatttgatacacaGCCCCTTATTTCCgatatgcgattttcgatattggttggacccgacaatgttacatttttagtgataatcccgtctcactgagactgatacattttagacaaaacatccatCCGCGCCTATACTGTCAACGGTTTCCTCAATAGCTGGTGTCTACACGTAAAAAGCGCGCTCCTTCCTGCCcttgtgatactttctgataaaactgcaaagttagTGTCTATGCTGAGCCGCTGTTAACTCAGCCTGAGGCTGATTTGAAAGTCTGGCACAATGACAGCTATGGATCTAGAACGGCTGTCAGTAgatgatagttacataaaggCTTTTCTTCAAGTTGGTCCCGGTAAAAGTgaaaaagaaagtaagaaaagaTATCGAGCTGTAGAGAACTGCAAATTAATTACATGTTTATAAACCcccatcaattattttattctgaataaggaacgcatCTAGCCGAAAAGTGGTTACCCTGAAACTTTGTCCACTCTGGCAAACGCAACTCAATAACAGCTCTATTGGGATTGGGGGGAGCATGGTGACCATGTGCCGtctgtttcggaaacaaagcagagtaactcgtttgtaattaaatatgcctgactgaaacattcatttaatttgaaacttattatgtttggcatagcCGTCCGACTTGCGACGCCAGGTCAAGTCAacattaaagccgcaattttcaatcccaggttctcgcattagtggagttctcctcccagtcaaacacttggccagtatgatgtttgatttctataccattaattacacaaactgatctcaaccttttggcttcttttgctaatcctgcaaacagagtttatacaaggttagcgtttgattgacagtccgttcaaatcgccaatggtcattgattccccaacaccaacgctcgaatttcctaaaaatcatcttccagtcgcgttagaatttgaatataaccacagagttcgatcggcagcagcttcgcgctgactgcTTGACAGTTTTCTGTCCTGTTGCGActggaaaaaaattagaaagtggcagtttctggagcgtgtgctcgcgtgttgcctatttggtgtccacttacacagtgaacgcaaccacagcttcgcgcccttttaaaaggagactccgcctttacaaatgaaacattgacaaacgtattaacttcctgttctacaccaaatttcgatattcaATTTATTCCTAGCATATTGCAAAGCGATGGCCTTTACATCTTCTCACTTGTTTCGTGCGAACATTGCACATGTGCTGGATTTCGAGCTAATAGGCGTTTCGTTCTCTAATATCGTCATCATATATAAGCTGGCCgcgtaatgcacggcgttacatgtaaaatccgatgttgggaatgccaactctaaaacgacaatcacagaaagaaatatcacgatatttcagaattccttcttcgatttcgacattcaaattcggttggcctaataatgccacggattcTGTCCGACTTGTGACGCCAGGTCCAGGTCAacattaaagccgcaattttcaatcgcAGGTTCTTGCAtcagtggagttctcctcccggTCAGACagttggccagtacgatgtttgatttctataacattaattacacaaactgatctcaaccttttgtcacctgttgcaaacagagtttatacaagcgttcaAATCGCtgacggtcattgattccccaacaCGAACGCTAGAATTTCCTAAAAAgtcgtcttccagtcgcgttagaatttgaatgtaaccacagagttcgatcggcagcagcttcgcgctgaccgcttggcagttgTCTGCCCTGTTGCGGccggaaaaaaactaaaaagaggCATTTTCTTGAGCGTGTGCCTGCGTGTTGCCTATTGGTGTCCATGgattacacaatgaacgccacCATAGCTTCGCGTCCTTTTAGAGGGAGGCTCCGCatatacaaatgaaaaattaacaaacgaattAATTTCCTGTTCCACATcaaatttcgatattcgaaTTATTCCAAGCATATTGCAAAGGCTAAAGCGATGGTCTTTACATCTTCTCACTTTTTTCGTGCAAACATTGCATATGTGCTGGATTTCGAGCTAATACGCGTTTCGTTGtctaatatcatcatcaaatataagctggccgcgtaatgcaacatgtaaaatccgatgttggaaatgccaactctaaaacgacaatcacggaaagaaatatgacgatatttcagaattccttctTCGATTCGACATTCAAATTCGGTTGGCCTAAAAATGCCACGGATTGGTTTCACTAAAGGGAGATATTTGTGGAATGATGTTTAAGATTATTCATGCAATGTATCATAATGTTTAAGGCATGCATCAGGTCTCAGGGtaccctgcgtaccgtgctatgtgttcccggcgttatactgcctcccaccacagccctgctgactatCATAGGAAGATCCAGAGGACGCGGTCCCGATTTGGACCGCGCACGAAAATTATCTTTTCTAACTATATTCGGCCGAAATAAGCTCGAGTCCGCTCTCTGTCTACGCGACTAACTCAATCGCTAACAGACTGCAAAAAAAgttgctctcgtgacgtcccaAACCGTTAGTTTACCAGCGATTCACGGTCAAGGGTCCAGTGGCCAGTCATATCTTGCTATTGTCGCTCATCCCGGTACACATCACATTCTAGTCATCCGTCATTGTttgaaagctgcagacgacactacggtcacttgacagggcacttttccaaatttggtcaaaactattttcCCAGGgaaaaagtttgtcaaaaataccctctgacgtcttTTTTGCGACTGAacatctattttctcgtcacgtgataTATTCTGGCGAATGGCGACACGGAATTAGCATGTGGCCGGTTATATTTGTTGCTTAATATGGCTGCGCGCGAGCGACATCGGACACCGCCGCCTGAAATTTGGACaagttttgttgttgcatgcgcggttgttgttgcagcttcaagtctgagccataaattcgtattagtgtgacttttagaATGCATTGTAACATTAGCAGGTCCTATTTTCGTAGGTCTTGCGGGAAACgaggacaaatgtttatttatgcatattaatgaagaaaAACTGACGTTCAGTGATCGGCGCTATTGCATACGACAATGCCAAATATTCTGTTTGTCAAGATAGCCAATGCGAATGGCCAAATGGCCATTGCCGGACTTATAAAGTGACCATGTCGTTTGGTAggagaaaaaatgttcaaagaaaGAGCAACTTCAACTGCGTACTAACTATTTGGAGCATTTGGCAACGAACATTTCACGGTACCTGCTTGCTCAGGTGCCGATCGAATATCGTGATCAATCGTGGATCGCTgaaaagctgatggaaattcaaTGCTCTTCATTATTCGAAGCCAAAgcagtcaagaattgtttttgGTCAGTCTTTTATGGAGATCAAAATAATTTCACTGCCTTCCGCCGACATGAAATCTTTGAGGAGAAATCAACTTGTCGTGAAACGGTCGATCGATCGTACGGTACACAGCAATCCGCATAGGAGGCgcacatgtacactttacaTACAGTGGCTGATGTACCCTTTTACGATAGGTAGTCTGATTTGTATTGAAACGTGCGGTCGTACGACATCTGCGTTTTTGTTGAGAAGCCTATGGCAGTGTCAAGGTAATAaatggctcatttgcatattttatgaagttttgtaattagtcatgtaactctgaaataactgtaccaaatttgatagAATCTGCTGCAGATAGTGATCAGGCAGATATCTAGCTGTGGTGTAaggcatttagtagtgtgaagtttttaaggattcatttgcatatttgatgaactttgtaattaggtatataactctgaaattacagcaccaaattcggtgaaacctgctacagatattgatctgatatatatctaattgtactgagaagcattgggcagtgtcaagttaataaatagctcacttgcatattttatgaagttttgtaattagtcaatTATAATTCCGAAATaaatgcattaaatttgatgaaacatgctataaatgttgatctgatagatatcaaATTGTCcgatgaagcattgagcagtgtcaagttaattaacagttaatttgcatatttaattaaccttgtaattagtgatattactccaaaataaatgcattaaatttgatgaaacatgctataaatgttgatctgatagatatcaaATTGTCcgatgaagcattgagcagtgtcaagttaataaacatcTAATTTgcgtattaaataaagttttgtaatttgtgatttaactctgagagtactgtgcgaaagttgatgaaacctgctacatataatgatataacagatatctgattgttctgtgaagcgtactactattaataaacttgttgtaaaacacgtgagcacattcagttcacagcTAGTTTCTGATTTGGCCCATGTTATGAAGTAGAGATTTGTTGTAATGatgtttgaatatatatataaaaccgCTAGAATTACGGTTATTCGGTAATTCGTATCACTAAGAAAATAGCTAAAACCAGACAAGGAAACTCGTCTGCAGAATCGACCACTTTCCTTCTAAAGCTACAAATTAAAAAGAGTAAATAGTATTCAAAACGTCTTAGTCATTTACCTTCTGCTTTACTCCTTGAATGTCCAGGTCATAAGAATTAAGGCGTTATTCACCTTTTGTTGACAAGTATCTAATGAACTCATTGAATGACAAGTAATGCTGTTACTCTACTAGTAACGTGGCCATTTTAAcgatatcatacatatatacaagaGTGATCAATGTATGGATTATCtggtcattttattttgcaaggtGTCTTCCCTTTCTGTACTATCATAAAGTGGTTTCGTTAGACGATCTTGATCTTGTTTATTTCCATATGACGGGTACTGCCCTTTAGCTTGTCTTTTGTACTGCATCAGTGGTTGACCTCTCCTGATATATCTCATTAATGATCATAGCAattctgttttttatttcttagAGTCGATAAGTTAACTGACAAGGCCTACCACGATGATAAAACTCCTCGTCGCAGTGGTCACAGCCGTTATCTGCAGCACAAGAGTTGACGCAGCTCCGAGGGTGAGACCAAATCTCGATCATATCATTATGACTCCTCACACCGACTGTCACATGTAGGCGCCCTTGATATGCATTGGTACCCGATGTCCCATGCAGTTAAAcgttattttcgtatttttatattgtaaataatACTGGTCATATAGCTCACTCGAGGATATGTTTGTTTGGGAAATTTATCACTGTGTCACCAAATATACACCAACAATATAAGACAAACTTGTAGGAAATTTGCTCGAGGAAAGTTTGCGTGAGGAAAGATTCAATACAGGCTTTAGTGTTTCATGTACATTGTCTTTTCAATTTACAgatgttttgcatttttcagaACATGCTAGGCATTACTGTCACGTCGTTAGGCATTGAGATtgtcattttaggcatttgcaataacatcaCAGGCACTCCATTGAACATGTAATGCATTTCGAACAATATTATAGGCAATTTGGCTAATTGTGCAAGGCACTTGGTTGTTCACTTTGGGGATTCCCAATACTTTACAGGCATTTGATTAAATATCTAACTTATTTGCAACCTTACTATATCGCTTCTCATTCTAAAAGCCTTCCGAAGTTCACTAAGAAAATAAGTAGGATTATTGATGCCCTTGAATGACTTTCTTCTGCATACAAGATTTCGATCTCACATCCGACAAGAGCAGGCAAATTTAGAACAACTGTGTACTTGACCATCGAATTGATATTCCGTTCATTTCTGTGACAGGCATGTACATGGGCAGACATAGATTACTGCGAAGAAATTGTGACGAGCTACATCAGGGATCCTTGTAACTGGAATTCACAAAAGAAAAGCGCTCTCTACTGCGGTTTCATCATGGTaatatatgtttttcttttaGTTTGCACTGCATTAATTATCAAAACACTGGCTTTCGTAgacgaacaacaacaacaacaacaacaacaacaagaacaacaagaacaacaacaactactactactactaccaccaccaccaccactactactactactactactactactactactactactactactactactactactactactactactactactactactactaccaccaccaccactactactactactactactactactactactactactactactactactactacttttaCATTCCTCTCCTATGTCCCACGTCTTTACCTTTTTTGTACATGAGAAGGGACATTCTCGGACGAAGATGGTCTTGAATGATTTTCCAATAACTTTGTTTCTCATTggctgtgtgtgtgtatatatatatatatatatatatatatatatatatatatatatatatatatatatatatatatatatatatatatatatatgtgtgtgtgtgtgtgtgtgtgtgtgtgtgtgtgtgtgtgtgtgtgtatgtgtgtgtgtgtatgtgttcagTCCACAGTATGTTTATTTTAGGGTATATAGTTTGAAGAGCTAGCATAATCTTAAGTAAAGTAAAGAACAGCTGATGTGCCATTGTACACAGGGCTGGGattttttgcacatttttcatTCCAAAGTTCTACCAGGAATTGATCGGCGCTTAACGACGTCGACTGTGGTGCAACCAGAAGGCTTTTTAATCAAGTCCGCTGAACTGATTCTAAGGGAAGTTCATGATTGCTGTCTTCACGATATTCTCTCCCTCcttcactctctctctctctctctctctctctctctctctctctctctctcaaaattatcctatttggaaatattttggtttcAGGAACGTGTCGAATGCTTGAGAAATCTGAACTGCGATATACGAAGATCAACAGAAGAAATACCGTTCAACATCAACACCTGGATTAATATTATGGAGTCACGGCTTCCTTTCATGATCGACTATGATTTATGTTATGAAAAATCTACAAGTAAGTCTAGTTTGCAAACAAAGTTACAAGTTACTCAATAATGACTGAGAACATCTGCATTTAAATTTCAAGTACACAGTGATAAAGCAATTAACATATCAAATGGTTTTctgaaaacacaataaaaataaataatgcaaaCACGATAGGCAGCCAGCAAGTAAAGGCTGAGTCTCCACAATATGGATTGATGACCCAATGAGTAATAGCAAGCCGATGTATTGCATATGAGATGAACTGTTATATAGTGTTATCATTATATGGGGCTCAAGTTTCATGACATGTTTGGTCGGCATAACATGTTGAGTCAAGCGTTATTACATGCAGGATCAATGTTACATTTGGGTTTTCATTACATGTTAAGTCGATAAAAAGGCACCGCTTTGTCTGATGAAGGTGCTGCGACAGTTAATGTGCATATATTATTCTTATACTTTAAATCTTGTCTTAATATTGTACTTTCTCTCCAATAGAAACACTCAAGTCTACATTTTAGTTATCCAGTCCTTCTGTACTTGTCTTTCGCTATCACAAAAGTCTAATGACTTCGTTGTACATTTTCGACGGCAACATTTTTGAATGATATCTG contains the following coding sequences:
- the LOC139114606 gene encoding uncharacterized protein produces the protein MIKLLVAVVTAVICSTRVDAAPRACTWADIDYCEEIVTSYIRDPCNWNSQKKSALYCGFIMERVECLRNLNCDIRRSTEEIPFNINTWINIMESRLPFMIDYDLCYEKSTNPLEVNYEDECDEYYVNKQCMEELAEYLMSPYSLGCVAMLMANPCFSSRRTKCGIPQAVIDGVDLTPGNFVNPNIVIAETGHCRLFY